A genomic window from Bubalus bubalis isolate 160015118507 breed Murrah chromosome X, NDDB_SH_1, whole genome shotgun sequence includes:
- the LOC112582207 gene encoding Y-box-binding protein 3-like, translated as MSEAGEPTLRDVAASFRPHAAWKPLASLGGRDQTLGLGTGHLSGDGIPKTTTRGAKGKAPKKVIAKRVLGTVVWFKDKKGYGFIRRHDTQEDVFVHHTAITGETPCKYRGSVDDGETVEFDVVQGERGTEAANVTGPAGVPLKGSCYTAHRSSIRRGSSIHSHAPPPRGPKSTEGDADEREGRGEGFTAAQGLRRPLPGHSQDQRLRRFPLSRRAPSVTRHSSILATTSGPRSDWQPGSAPTARQEGHPRRGWGPSYLLSRPRGRGTTPGPRRSPGISEELEEEHSESRHEASGNPPQRPPPRYGSCRPNNPCRLPQRVPGAQGQNSDRGEGKIRKSATETPASVAVAKKNDAPEEENPSVMDAPSAARA; from the coding sequence ATGAGTGAGGCGGGGGAGCCCACCCTCAGGGACGTGGCCGCTTCCTTCCGCCCTCACGCGGCGTGGAAACCCCTGGCATCCTTGGGAGGCAGAGACCAGACCCTAGGCCTAGGCACAGGCCACCTCAGCGGGGATGGGATCCCCAAAACCACCACCAGGGGCGCCAAGGGAAAGGCGCCTAAGAAGGTCATTGCTAAGAGGGTCCTAGGCACTGTCGTGTGGTTTAAGGATAAGAAAGGGTACGGCTTCATCAGGAGGCACGATACCCAAGAAGATGTATTTGTTCACCATACGGCCATCACCGGGGAAACCCCCTGCAAGTACCGAGGCAGCGTGGACGACGGCGAGACGGTGGAGTTCGACGTGGTGCAGGGTGAGCGGGGCACCGAGGCCGCTAACGTGACCGGGCCAGCGGGCGTGCCACTGAAGGGAAGCTGCTACACTGCCCACCGCAGCAGCATCCGCCGGGGCTCCAGCATCCATAGCCATGCGCCGCCACCGCGAGGTCCCAAGAGCACGGAGGGCGACGCTGATGAACGCGAGGGCAGAGGCGAAGGCTTCACTGCGGCCCAGGGCCTCAGACGCCCTCTCCCTGGCCACTCCCAAGACCAACGACTGAGGCGTTTCCCGCTCTCCCGCAGGGCACCGTCTGTGACCCGCCACTCATCGATCCTGGCTACCACCAGCGGCCCCCGGTCCGACTGGCAGCCTGGGTCCGCCCCCACCGCAAGGCAAGAGGGGCATCCTCGGCGGGGTTGGGGCCCCAGCTACCTGCTGAGTCGCCCTAGGGGCCGAGGCACCACTCCTGGTCCAAGACGCTCACCAGGCATCTcggaggagctggaggaagagCACAGCGAGAGCCGGCACGAAGCCAGCGGCAATCCGCCACAGAGGCCCCCTCCACGCTATGGATCCTGCCGTCCCAATAACCCGTGCCGCCTCCCGCAGCGAGTGCCTGGCGCCCAGGGACAGAATTCCGACCGAGGAGAGGGCAAGATCAGGAAGAGCGCCACTGAAACACCTGCTTCTGTCGCTGTGGCCAAGAAGAACGACGCCCCTGAGGAGGAGAACCCCTCTGTCATGGATGCGCCCTCTGCCGCCCGGGCCTAG